One Granulicella sp. 5B5 DNA window includes the following coding sequences:
- a CDS encoding oligopeptide transporter, OPT family, translated as MADRTTFSPFVSADESPKELTFRALAIGAVFGVIFGAVTVYVGLKAGLTVAASIPISVLSISILRVFGRASILENNIVQTTGNAGQSIASGVIFTLPALIFLGFDLETSRIFALALFGGWLGVLFMIPLRRQLIVEEHGTLVYPEGTACADVLKAGEQGGSFASRVFLGLGLGAVYALFQNENLLALFPGTPNWSPDFDPNGQQILKGAAIRADVTPEYLGVGYIIGPRVAAIMLAGGVFSWLVLMPAIVFFGKHFNALLYPGTVPISQMDPSDLWRTYVRPMGAGAVAASGLITLLRTMPTIVSALTAGFAKMGIKKAAVADQPKRTEDDLSMVVVAGGSLLLVVMMVLFLQFKPVPGAQVGLFANIAAALLVVVFGFLFVTVSARIVGIVGSSASPVSGMTIATLMATSAIFLVKGWTAPAFGALAITIGGMVCIAASNAGDTSQDLKTGFLIGATPWKQQVAVMVGVIVSVFAIGPTLTAMNRGYESFRMMPQPKALSLAALPAGVQNEGVFPRDSFTLTVSGAKVTGTGATVNGAHKYVLLNSIGANTLEDGKYLYDPATQKIEVQWVQGIGSEDVAAPQGRLMATVINGILSRRLPWSLVLLGVALVVGIELLGVRSLTFAVGAYLSIGTTLAIFCGGAVRWLVDRAAERSGQVAKTEAEKEVSSGSLLASGLIAAGGIVGLTGVGLKLLESVTHKPTPHFSSTNPLYKDWVSVVAFALLAYGLYYFAKKPMPSETILETVERDEA; from the coding sequence ATGGCCGATCGTACGACGTTTAGCCCGTTTGTTTCCGCGGATGAGAGCCCAAAGGAGTTGACGTTTCGGGCGCTGGCAATTGGCGCTGTGTTTGGCGTGATCTTTGGCGCGGTGACGGTGTATGTGGGGCTGAAGGCGGGGTTGACGGTGGCGGCGTCGATCCCGATCTCGGTGCTGTCGATCTCGATTCTGCGGGTGTTTGGGCGTGCGTCGATCCTGGAGAACAACATTGTTCAGACGACAGGCAATGCGGGGCAGTCGATTGCTTCGGGTGTGATCTTTACGCTGCCGGCGCTGATCTTCCTGGGGTTCGATCTGGAGACTTCGCGGATTTTTGCGTTGGCGTTGTTTGGCGGATGGCTGGGCGTGTTGTTCATGATTCCGCTGCGACGACAGTTGATTGTGGAAGAGCATGGGACGCTGGTGTATCCGGAGGGAACGGCGTGCGCGGATGTGCTGAAGGCCGGGGAGCAGGGCGGGTCGTTCGCGAGCCGCGTGTTCCTGGGGTTGGGGCTGGGCGCGGTGTATGCGCTGTTTCAGAATGAGAACCTGCTGGCGTTGTTTCCGGGAACTCCGAACTGGTCGCCGGACTTCGATCCGAATGGACAGCAGATTCTGAAGGGCGCGGCGATCCGCGCGGATGTGACGCCGGAGTATCTCGGTGTCGGGTACATCATTGGGCCGCGCGTGGCGGCGATCATGCTGGCGGGCGGTGTGTTCAGTTGGCTGGTGCTGATGCCGGCGATTGTGTTTTTTGGGAAGCATTTCAATGCGCTGCTGTATCCGGGGACGGTGCCTATCTCGCAGATGGACCCCAGTGATCTGTGGCGGACGTACGTGCGGCCGATGGGTGCGGGTGCGGTGGCGGCGAGTGGCTTGATTACGCTGCTGCGCACGATGCCGACGATTGTGAGCGCGCTGACCGCGGGGTTCGCAAAGATGGGGATCAAGAAGGCCGCGGTGGCGGACCAACCCAAGCGCACGGAGGATGACCTTTCGATGGTGGTGGTGGCGGGTGGGAGCCTGCTGCTGGTGGTGATGATGGTGTTGTTTCTGCAGTTCAAGCCAGTACCGGGGGCGCAGGTGGGACTGTTCGCAAACATTGCGGCGGCGCTGCTGGTGGTGGTGTTCGGATTTCTGTTTGTGACTGTGAGCGCGCGCATCGTGGGCATTGTGGGGTCGAGTGCAAGCCCGGTGAGCGGGATGACGATTGCGACGCTGATGGCGACGTCGGCGATCTTTCTGGTGAAGGGATGGACGGCTCCTGCGTTTGGCGCGCTGGCGATCACGATTGGTGGCATGGTGTGCATTGCTGCGTCGAATGCGGGGGACACGAGCCAGGATTTGAAGACGGGATTTCTGATTGGCGCGACGCCGTGGAAGCAGCAGGTGGCGGTGATGGTGGGGGTGATCGTGAGCGTGTTTGCGATTGGGCCCACGCTGACGGCGATGAACCGCGGGTATGAGAGCTTCAGGATGATGCCGCAGCCAAAGGCGTTGTCGTTGGCCGCGCTGCCGGCAGGCGTGCAGAATGAGGGCGTGTTTCCGCGGGACTCGTTCACGCTGACGGTGTCGGGCGCGAAGGTGACAGGCACAGGGGCGACGGTGAATGGTGCACACAAGTACGTGCTGCTGAACTCGATTGGCGCGAACACGCTGGAGGATGGGAAGTATCTTTACGACCCGGCGACACAGAAGATCGAGGTTCAGTGGGTGCAGGGCATTGGCAGCGAGGATGTGGCGGCGCCACAGGGGAGGTTGATGGCGACGGTGATCAATGGCATCCTGAGCCGCAGGTTGCCGTGGAGCCTGGTGCTGCTGGGCGTGGCGCTGGTGGTGGGCATCGAGTTGCTGGGGGTTCGGTCGCTGACGTTTGCGGTGGGTGCGTACCTCTCGATTGGGACGACGCTGGCGATCTTCTGCGGTGGCGCGGTGCGATGGCTGGTAGATCGTGCGGCGGAGAGGTCGGGACAGGTTGCGAAGACTGAGGCTGAGAAAGAGGTCTCGTCGGGAAGCCTGCTGGCTTCAGGGCTGATTGCCGCGGGCGGCATTGTGGGCTTGACCGGTGTCGGGTTGAAGCTGTTGGAGAGTGTGACACATAAACCGACGCCGCATTTCAGCTCGACGAATCCGCTGTACAAGGACTGGGTGAGCGTGGTGGCGTTTGCGTTGCTGGCGTATGGGCTGTACTACTTTGCGAAGAAGCCGATGCCGTCGGAGACGATTTTGGAGACGGTGGAGAGAGACGAGGCTTAA
- a CDS encoding alginate lyase family protein, whose translation MPVLRRVVLLIWMAVFVRAAWGQAMQHPGVLVSGTQLAYVRAQIKAKQEPFYSEYQKAVASEYGALDYKRKGPPADGVIDCGPYSHPDNGCHAEDSDASAAYLQALLWNLTGDHRYAENAIRIVNAYAKTVKAYANSNQPLQAAWSDEVWPRAGELLRYSHSGWKPKDIAAFTKMLTKVNLPEIYNGSGGNGNWELSMIDAMMGIAVFTNDRPLLQHAEGLWRERVPAYFYNFELDGPHPRPVPRRAPPRKDNDVNWYGTTDLNASVDGMAQETCRDLGHTGYGIAATTYAAETARIQGDKLFEAEEKRLVPALEFHARLYLRQDPVPALVCGGKVKPGNGYTFAVGYAEYHDRLGVDLPETKLWLEHVEQQPVPVDIHMMVFEPLTDAKAAPATGN comes from the coding sequence ATGCCTGTGCTGCGTCGCGTTGTTTTGCTGATCTGGATGGCTGTGTTTGTGAGAGCTGCGTGGGGGCAGGCCATGCAGCATCCGGGTGTGCTGGTGAGTGGAACGCAGCTGGCGTATGTACGGGCGCAGATCAAGGCGAAGCAGGAACCGTTCTATAGCGAGTATCAGAAGGCGGTTGCGAGCGAGTATGGTGCTCTCGATTACAAGAGGAAGGGCCCGCCTGCGGATGGGGTGATCGACTGCGGGCCGTACTCGCACCCGGACAATGGGTGCCACGCCGAGGACAGCGATGCGAGTGCCGCGTATCTGCAGGCGCTGTTGTGGAACCTGACCGGCGATCACCGGTATGCGGAGAACGCAATCCGCATTGTGAATGCGTATGCGAAGACAGTGAAGGCGTATGCGAACAGCAATCAACCACTGCAGGCTGCGTGGAGTGACGAGGTGTGGCCGCGGGCGGGTGAACTGCTACGGTATAGCCACTCGGGCTGGAAGCCGAAGGATATTGCGGCGTTCACGAAGATGCTGACGAAGGTGAACCTGCCGGAGATCTATAACGGATCAGGCGGCAACGGAAACTGGGAACTGAGCATGATTGACGCGATGATGGGGATCGCGGTATTCACCAACGATCGGCCGTTGCTGCAGCATGCAGAGGGGCTTTGGCGGGAGCGTGTGCCGGCGTATTTTTATAACTTCGAGCTGGATGGGCCGCATCCGCGGCCGGTTCCGCGCCGCGCTCCGCCGCGCAAAGACAATGACGTGAATTGGTACGGGACTACGGACTTGAATGCGAGTGTCGATGGCATGGCGCAGGAGACGTGCCGCGATCTTGGGCATACGGGATATGGCATTGCCGCTACGACGTATGCGGCGGAGACGGCCCGAATACAGGGCGACAAATTGTTTGAGGCGGAAGAGAAGCGGCTGGTGCCGGCGCTGGAGTTTCATGCGCGTCTGTACCTGAGGCAGGACCCTGTGCCGGCGCTAGTTTGCGGCGGCAAGGTGAAGCCGGGCAATGGATACACGTTCGCGGTGGGCTATGCGGAGTATCACGATCGGCTCGGCGTGGATTTGCCTGAGACCAAACTGTGGCTGGAGCATGTTGAGCAACAGCCGGTGCCGGTGGACATCCACATGATGGTGTTCGAGCCGTTGACGGACGCGAAGGCTGCTCCTGCTACGGGCAATTGA
- a CDS encoding tetratricopeptide repeat protein, whose product MSRYCREDVVRILRLPVRQLAKWEKAGLVKTSEEYSFDELVKLRKLRDLGASRISVKSIVRSVDAMQKVSGMANPLLESVAVGCGSRVAWRQHGALVDPVTRQMAFDFDLGPKAGGMAVVHKRGQDPVGQNGETQEMFLRAVRLEEIPGRLNEAKEIYETILEMNPGHAAAAINLGTIRYNERDYAGAEGMYRRATEADPEYALAFFDLGNVLDEQQRLPEAIDAYERALKLVPQYADAHYNLALAYERTKESRKALRHWTAYAQLDPTGPWSNHARGQAKRILASERLAIVSRHGRTMMKMAG is encoded by the coding sequence ATGAGCCGTTACTGCCGAGAAGATGTAGTGCGCATCCTTCGACTGCCGGTCCGCCAGCTCGCGAAGTGGGAGAAGGCAGGTCTGGTCAAGACGTCGGAGGAGTACTCCTTTGATGAGCTGGTGAAGCTGAGAAAGCTGCGGGACCTTGGGGCGTCACGGATTTCGGTGAAGAGCATTGTGCGTTCTGTGGACGCGATGCAGAAGGTGTCGGGAATGGCGAACCCGCTGCTGGAGTCGGTTGCGGTGGGCTGTGGGTCGCGCGTGGCATGGCGCCAGCATGGGGCGCTGGTGGACCCGGTGACGCGGCAGATGGCGTTTGATTTTGACCTTGGGCCGAAGGCGGGTGGCATGGCTGTTGTGCACAAACGCGGGCAGGACCCAGTTGGCCAGAACGGCGAGACGCAGGAGATGTTTCTGCGGGCGGTGCGGCTGGAGGAGATTCCGGGCCGGCTGAATGAGGCCAAAGAGATCTATGAGACGATCCTGGAGATGAACCCGGGCCATGCGGCCGCGGCGATCAACCTGGGGACGATCCGGTATAACGAGCGTGACTATGCAGGGGCCGAAGGGATGTACCGGCGGGCCACGGAAGCCGATCCGGAGTATGCACTGGCGTTCTTCGATCTGGGCAATGTGCTGGATGAGCAGCAGCGGCTGCCGGAGGCGATTGACGCCTATGAGCGGGCACTGAAGCTGGTGCCACAGTATGCGGATGCGCATTACAACCTGGCGTTGGCCTATGAGCGCACGAAGGAATCGCGCAAGGCGCTGCGGCACTGGACGGCTTATGCGCAGCTTGATCCGACTGGGCCGTGGTCGAACCATGCCCGCGGGCAGGCGAAGCGGATACTGGCGAGCGAACGGCTGGCGATCGTAAGCCGGCATGGGCGCACGATGATGAAGATGGCCGGTTAG
- a CDS encoding L-lactate permease gives MSFADLPVGGAGTWAQSYDPMGHWWLTTLIAAVPLVLLLALMLGIRMKAHRASLIALAALFVVAVGLFHMPVKLAGLATGYGIAYGLFPIAWIVFPVIFMYELTVHAKRFELLQQCFQGVTQDARLQLLLIAFALGAFFEGAAGFGTPVAVCGTLLIGIGFAPLEAAALALLANTAPVAFGGLGTPVVALHGVTGLDIHLLSRMIGVLLTPFCVLVPFWLIAVFAGWKRMLEVWPAILLSGVLFGGVQLLVASFHGPWLVNIVASVVTIAAQVMFFRVWRPRRIIGTQLEDVAESGSELCRPSRSLVMRAMMPWAILTLFVALWGTPLVGHWLGSFSTMMFPIRGLDKVVLRMPPVVPALHAEAAVFTFDWLAATGTGIFIAAWVAAFVMGLKVRETLGVLRLTLWKTRHTIITIGALMGFGFLMRFCGLDGVLGLAFVKTGALYAFFGTLIGWIGTAATGSDTSSNVLFGSLQKLTALQLGIPAVVMAAANSGGGVMGKMIAPQSVVVASTAAGIYGSEGVILRRVVLHSLALASLMGVTVLVALHVPAIVRLAAP, from the coding sequence ATGAGCTTTGCGGATTTGCCGGTGGGGGGCGCTGGGACGTGGGCGCAGAGCTATGACCCGATGGGGCATTGGTGGTTGACGACGCTGATTGCGGCGGTGCCTTTGGTGCTGCTGCTCGCGTTGATGCTGGGGATACGGATGAAGGCGCACCGCGCATCGTTGATTGCGCTGGCGGCGCTGTTTGTGGTGGCGGTGGGGCTGTTCCATATGCCGGTGAAGCTGGCGGGGCTGGCGACGGGGTATGGGATTGCGTATGGGCTGTTTCCGATTGCCTGGATCGTGTTTCCCGTGATCTTTATGTATGAGCTGACGGTGCATGCGAAGCGGTTTGAGCTGCTGCAGCAGTGCTTCCAAGGGGTGACGCAGGATGCCCGGCTGCAGCTGCTGCTGATCGCGTTTGCGCTGGGGGCGTTCTTTGAGGGGGCGGCAGGGTTTGGGACTCCTGTTGCCGTGTGTGGGACGCTGCTGATTGGGATTGGGTTTGCTCCGCTGGAGGCCGCGGCACTGGCGCTGCTGGCAAATACGGCCCCGGTGGCGTTTGGCGGGCTGGGTACGCCGGTGGTGGCGCTGCATGGTGTGACGGGGTTGGATATCCATCTGCTGTCGCGGATGATTGGGGTGCTGCTGACGCCATTCTGCGTGCTGGTGCCGTTCTGGTTGATTGCGGTGTTTGCAGGGTGGAAGCGGATGCTGGAGGTTTGGCCAGCGATTCTGCTGTCGGGCGTGTTGTTTGGCGGCGTGCAGCTGCTGGTGGCGTCGTTCCATGGACCGTGGCTGGTGAACATTGTGGCGTCGGTGGTGACGATTGCAGCGCAGGTGATGTTCTTCAGGGTTTGGCGGCCGCGGCGGATTATAGGGACGCAACTGGAGGATGTCGCGGAGAGCGGGAGTGAGCTGTGCCGGCCTTCGCGTTCGCTGGTGATGCGGGCGATGATGCCGTGGGCGATCCTGACGCTGTTTGTGGCGCTGTGGGGCACGCCGTTGGTGGGGCACTGGCTGGGGTCGTTCAGCACGATGATGTTTCCGATTCGTGGCCTGGATAAGGTGGTGCTGCGGATGCCTCCGGTGGTACCCGCGCTGCATGCCGAGGCGGCGGTGTTTACGTTCGACTGGCTGGCGGCGACAGGGACAGGGATCTTTATCGCAGCGTGGGTTGCGGCGTTTGTGATGGGGCTGAAAGTGCGCGAGACATTGGGAGTGTTGCGGCTGACACTGTGGAAGACTCGCCACACCATCATTACGATTGGGGCTTTGATGGGCTTTGGGTTCCTGATGCGGTTCTGCGGGCTGGATGGGGTGCTGGGGCTGGCGTTTGTGAAGACGGGGGCTCTGTATGCGTTCTTTGGAACGCTGATTGGCTGGATCGGAACGGCGGCGACGGGGTCGGATACGTCGTCGAATGTGCTGTTTGGGAGCCTGCAGAAGCTGACGGCGCTGCAGCTGGGGATCCCGGCGGTGGTGATGGCGGCGGCGAACTCGGGTGGTGGAGTGATGGGGAAGATGATTGCCCCGCAGAGTGTGGTGGTGGCGAGCACGGCGGCGGGGATCTATGGAAGCGAGGGAGTGATCCTGAGGCGGGTGGTGCTGCACAGCCTGGCGCTGGCGTCGCTGATGGGGGTGACGGTACTGGTGGCGCTGCATGTGCCGGCGATTGTGAGACTGGCGGCGCCGTAG
- a CDS encoding DUF4147 domain-containing protein: MGLRDEARGIFADALHEVEIGAVMRREVRCEGGWLSVRGLRYRLAEFERVVVVAIGKAALPMVEGAMSALGNVVRVEGVVVGVSLPRVADARLRYLVGSHPVPDERSGAAADAVLDLMTSCDERCLVLVLLSGGASSLVERPLSAAMTMEDAAELHRELVHSGLAIGDMNTLRKHFSAVKGGRLAVAARGVTMCTLIVSDVPPGDASVVGSGSTVADPTTVEDCWRIVREHAESLRLSEKLRRYFEAAELVETPKAGDVAFAKTDAMVLLSSDELCAAARKSAERRGFAVVVDNGCDEWGYREAAAYLLDRAEVLARENERVCVLSAGEVSVPLSGKVGVGGRNQQFVLECARLAAERGLVVTVLSAGSDGIDGNSQVAGGVADETTVKRARELGLSVEDALARFDSYELLAALGDAIVTGPTGNNLRDLRVLLVGRVPKGGTTVDDAIQRHVVTA; encoded by the coding sequence ATGGGGCTGCGGGATGAGGCGCGAGGGATCTTTGCGGATGCGCTGCATGAGGTGGAGATTGGCGCGGTGATGCGGCGGGAGGTGCGCTGCGAGGGCGGTTGGTTGAGTGTGCGGGGATTGCGGTATCGGCTGGCAGAGTTTGAGCGCGTGGTGGTGGTGGCGATAGGGAAGGCCGCGTTGCCGATGGTGGAAGGGGCGATGTCTGCTTTGGGGAATGTGGTGCGTGTAGAAGGGGTGGTGGTTGGGGTGAGTTTGCCGCGAGTTGCGGATGCGCGGCTGCGGTATCTGGTGGGAAGCCATCCGGTGCCGGATGAGCGGTCAGGTGCTGCTGCGGATGCGGTGCTGGACTTGATGACGAGTTGTGATGAGAGATGTTTGGTGCTGGTGCTGCTGAGTGGTGGGGCATCGAGTTTGGTGGAGCGGCCGCTGAGTGCGGCGATGACGATGGAGGATGCGGCGGAGCTGCATCGGGAGCTGGTGCACTCGGGGCTGGCGATTGGGGATATGAATACGCTGCGGAAGCATTTTTCCGCGGTGAAGGGTGGGCGGCTTGCAGTAGCGGCGCGTGGAGTGACGATGTGTACGCTAATCGTGTCCGATGTGCCGCCGGGAGATGCGAGTGTGGTGGGGTCGGGGTCGACGGTGGCTGATCCGACGACGGTGGAGGACTGCTGGAGGATTGTGAGGGAGCATGCGGAGTCGCTGAGGCTGTCAGAGAAGCTGCGGCGGTACTTTGAGGCGGCGGAGTTGGTGGAGACTCCGAAGGCGGGAGATGTGGCGTTTGCGAAGACGGATGCGATGGTGCTGCTTTCGAGCGATGAGCTGTGTGCGGCGGCCCGGAAGAGCGCAGAGCGGCGTGGGTTTGCGGTGGTGGTGGATAACGGTTGCGATGAGTGGGGATATCGGGAGGCTGCGGCGTATCTGCTGGACCGTGCAGAGGTGCTGGCGCGGGAGAACGAGCGGGTATGTGTGTTGTCGGCTGGGGAGGTTAGTGTTCCTTTGAGTGGGAAAGTTGGAGTTGGTGGGAGGAACCAGCAGTTTGTGTTGGAGTGCGCGCGGCTGGCCGCGGAGCGGGGGCTTGTGGTGACGGTGCTGAGTGCGGGGTCGGATGGGATTGATGGCAATAGTCAGGTGGCGGGCGGGGTGGCGGATGAGACGACTGTGAAGCGGGCGCGGGAGCTGGGATTGTCGGTGGAGGATGCGTTGGCGCGGTTCGATAGCTATGAGTTGCTGGCGGCTCTGGGGGATGCGATTGTGACGGGGCCGACGGGGAATAATCTTCGCGATCTGCGTGTCCTGCTGGTGGGACGTGTACCGAAGGGCGGGACAACCGTCGATGACGCTATACAAAGGCATGTGGTGACGGCATAA
- the hrpB gene encoding ATP-dependent helicase HrpB, whose product MTSRPILPVDAILPAIVDSLRHTPNLVIEAAPGAGKTTRVPPALLSLVTGEIIVLEPRRIAARLAARRVAAELGEEVGNTVGYQVRFEEKLSARTRIRFVTEGILARRLLTDPTLSNVDAVILDEFHERHIDSDLALALLKRLQQTRPTLRIIVMSATLDAAPIAHYLGNCPVLRSEGRQYPLTIRHLPYSPAPLHTQVANAVELLNAEGHTGNILTFLPGAAEIRRAIRECEPLARRTGLLVLPLHGDLTPAEQDRAILPTPERKLILATNVAESSVTVEGVTAVIDSGLARTATYSPWTGLPTLHIARISKASATQRAGRAGRTAPGQVLRLYLQEDFRLRPDHDTPEIARADLSQLLLTLRAMNIAHLADLHWLDTPPPEAITLTESLLDRLGAVGSMAQRLARLPLPPRLARIVLESIDRGVGEDGCRAAALLGLNTRTHKNDILAALDLPPDDRQRQHTDQLLRIARPPKQQTHNDDALLLSLLSGFPDRVARRRAGNQVQLSTGITAELAGTPPPYEFLLALDAEDRKENPLPLIRMAARIEPEWLLELFPDSITETSEPIWNRTAERVERSSALLYDKLILEESRGPASPEDAATLLAHKAIEAGIERFVDQETLDAFLARLAFAGLPTPGLKQTLRELCLGLNSFADLKDAACNFLPLLESSLDTRRLNDLAPLSLRLASGRQAKIHYEAHRPPWISSRLQDFFGMKETPRIGPHKEPVVVHLLAPNQRAVQTTTDLAGFWERLYPQVRRELMRRYPRHAWPENPYIIPQTPTRK is encoded by the coding sequence GTGACCTCTCGCCCCATACTCCCCGTCGACGCCATCCTCCCCGCCATCGTCGACTCCCTCCGCCACACCCCCAACCTCGTCATCGAAGCCGCTCCCGGCGCCGGCAAAACCACCCGCGTCCCACCCGCACTCCTCTCGCTCGTCACCGGCGAGATCATCGTCCTCGAGCCCCGCCGCATCGCCGCCCGTCTTGCCGCGCGCCGTGTCGCAGCCGAGCTCGGCGAAGAGGTCGGCAACACTGTCGGCTATCAAGTCCGCTTCGAAGAAAAACTCTCCGCGCGCACCCGTATACGCTTCGTCACCGAAGGCATCCTCGCCCGCCGCCTCCTCACCGACCCCACACTCAGCAACGTCGACGCCGTCATCCTCGACGAGTTCCACGAACGCCACATCGACAGCGACCTCGCCCTAGCTCTCCTCAAGCGCCTCCAGCAAACACGCCCCACGCTCCGCATCATCGTCATGTCGGCCACACTCGACGCCGCCCCCATCGCGCACTACCTGGGCAACTGCCCCGTCCTCCGCTCCGAAGGCCGCCAGTACCCGCTCACCATCCGCCATCTCCCCTACTCGCCCGCACCCCTGCACACGCAGGTCGCCAACGCCGTCGAGCTCCTCAACGCCGAAGGCCACACCGGCAACATCCTCACCTTCCTCCCCGGAGCAGCCGAGATCCGCCGCGCCATCCGCGAGTGCGAACCCCTCGCCCGTCGCACCGGCCTGCTCGTCCTGCCTCTCCACGGCGACCTCACCCCCGCCGAACAGGACCGCGCCATCCTCCCCACCCCTGAGCGCAAACTCATCCTCGCCACCAACGTCGCCGAAAGCTCCGTCACCGTCGAAGGCGTCACCGCCGTCATCGACAGCGGCCTCGCCCGCACCGCCACCTACTCTCCCTGGACGGGCCTGCCCACCCTGCACATCGCACGCATCAGCAAAGCCTCGGCCACCCAGCGTGCAGGCCGCGCCGGACGCACCGCACCCGGTCAGGTCCTCCGCCTCTATCTGCAGGAAGACTTCCGCCTCCGCCCCGACCACGACACCCCCGAGATCGCCCGCGCCGACCTCTCCCAACTCCTCCTCACCCTGCGCGCCATGAACATCGCGCACCTCGCCGACCTCCACTGGCTCGACACGCCACCGCCCGAAGCCATCACCCTCACCGAATCCCTTCTCGACCGCCTCGGCGCAGTTGGCTCCATGGCCCAGCGCCTCGCTCGTCTCCCACTCCCGCCTCGCCTCGCCCGCATCGTCCTCGAGTCCATCGACCGCGGCGTCGGCGAAGACGGCTGCCGCGCAGCCGCTCTCCTCGGTCTCAATACCCGCACACACAAGAACGACATCCTCGCCGCCCTCGATCTCCCACCCGACGACCGCCAGCGACAGCACACCGACCAACTCCTCCGCATCGCCCGCCCACCCAAACAACAAACCCACAACGACGACGCCCTGCTCCTCTCACTCCTCTCCGGCTTCCCTGATCGCGTCGCCCGTCGCCGTGCAGGCAATCAGGTCCAGCTCTCCACCGGCATCACCGCCGAGCTAGCCGGCACCCCGCCACCCTACGAATTCCTCCTCGCCCTCGACGCCGAAGACCGCAAAGAAAACCCGCTCCCCCTTATCCGCATGGCCGCCCGCATCGAGCCCGAATGGCTCCTCGAACTCTTCCCCGACAGCATCACCGAAACCAGCGAACCCATCTGGAACCGTACAGCCGAGCGCGTCGAACGCAGCAGCGCCCTCCTCTACGACAAGCTCATCCTCGAAGAATCCCGCGGCCCCGCATCACCCGAAGACGCCGCCACGCTCCTCGCGCACAAAGCCATCGAAGCCGGTATCGAACGTTTCGTCGACCAGGAAACCCTCGACGCCTTCCTCGCGCGCCTCGCCTTCGCTGGTCTGCCAACACCCGGCCTCAAACAGACTCTCCGCGAGCTCTGCCTCGGCCTCAACAGCTTCGCCGACCTCAAGGACGCAGCCTGCAACTTTCTCCCTCTTCTCGAATCCTCACTCGACACCAGACGCCTCAACGACCTCGCCCCACTCAGCCTCCGCCTCGCCAGCGGCCGCCAAGCCAAAATCCACTACGAAGCCCACCGCCCTCCCTGGATCTCCTCCCGCCTGCAGGACTTCTTCGGAATGAAGGAGACCCCACGCATCGGCCCCCACAAAGAACCCGTCGTCGTCCATCTCCTAGCCCCCAACCAGCGCGCCGTCCAAACCACCACCGACCTCGCCGGTTTCTGGGAGCGCCTCTACCCACAGGTACGCCGCGAGCTCATGCGCCGCTACCCCCGCCACGCCTGGCCGGAAAACCCCTATATCATCCCGCAAACACCCACCCGAAAATAG
- a CDS encoding VOC family protein — translation MKKLALAVLAVTSLPAQQPAPRPRITGISHVGYFVSDLPKALNFWHGLLGYDESYTLDKPGTNEVRIAFIKINDHQHIELFNEPPTDPPSMMSHLCFSVDNIAQTRAYLRSKGYNVKPGHGTTHTGDYAFEIKDPNGMLIEFVQSLPTGKEMQSAGKLLPATRISPRIYHAGYSVGNAEKTVAFYKMLGFTETWRNGPSAKEISWINMRAPDGDDYVELMLFHPPLNPSSLGGKNHISLAVPDIQKAVAELKSRPAFKDYGKPLEIHTGVNGKRQVNLFDPDGTRVELMEPFTVTGKPVPSSTAPTPPPAY, via the coding sequence ATGAAAAAACTAGCCCTAGCCGTTCTCGCCGTCACCAGCCTCCCCGCGCAGCAGCCCGCCCCCCGCCCGCGCATCACCGGCATCTCGCACGTCGGCTACTTCGTCTCGGACCTACCCAAAGCACTCAACTTCTGGCACGGCCTCCTCGGCTACGACGAGTCCTACACGCTCGACAAACCCGGCACCAACGAAGTCCGCATCGCCTTCATCAAGATCAACGACCACCAGCACATCGAGCTCTTCAACGAACCGCCCACCGACCCGCCCAGCATGATGAGCCACCTCTGCTTCTCGGTCGACAACATCGCGCAGACGCGCGCCTACCTCCGCTCCAAAGGCTACAACGTCAAACCCGGCCACGGCACCACCCACACCGGCGACTACGCCTTCGAGATCAAAGACCCCAACGGCATGTTGATCGAGTTCGTCCAGAGCCTCCCCACCGGCAAAGAAATGCAATCCGCCGGGAAGCTCCTCCCAGCCACACGCATCTCGCCGCGCATCTACCACGCCGGCTACAGCGTCGGAAACGCCGAGAAGACCGTCGCCTTCTACAAGATGCTCGGCTTCACCGAAACCTGGCGCAACGGCCCCAGCGCCAAGGAGATCAGCTGGATCAACATGAGGGCCCCCGACGGAGACGACTACGTCGAGCTCATGCTCTTCCACCCGCCGCTCAATCCCAGCAGCCTCGGCGGCAAGAACCACATCTCCCTCGCCGTCCCTGACATACAAAAAGCCGTCGCCGAACTAAAATCCCGCCCCGCCTTCAAGGACTACGGCAAGCCCCTCGAGATCCACACCGGCGTCAACGGCAAGCGACAGGTCAACCTCTTCGACCCCGACGGCACCCGCGTCGAACTCATGGAACCGTTCACCGTCACCGGCAAACCCGTCCCATCCTCCACAGCGCCAACGCCACCACCCGCCTACTAG